One part of the Indicator indicator isolate 239-I01 chromosome 5, UM_Iind_1.1, whole genome shotgun sequence genome encodes these proteins:
- the STK11IP gene encoding serine/threonine-protein kinase 11-interacting protein: MAAAETLVRGLARLLQDAGDLVLDGSSTLTLLTPTLQHLTQVFEQHLGFRNQNRGFVALPSHPAETATILQAQFLFDVLQKTHSLKLVHVSNCVLQSAVKIFPFKSLRHLELRSVPPHCLQGLRFVYSQLESLTCCKCISTLEEIISACGGDLSCALPWLELQTVNFSYNSITALDNSLQLLNALRVLDLSHNKIQDCEHYLTTLAELEYLNLAYNFLSKVPNLGIFSQSKLVTLILRNNELDSINGVEQLVNLQHLDVAYNLLLEHAQLAPLSTLHYFKKLHLEGNPLWFHQNHRSATLVHLSPRAASSNFLLDGEPLSSSDLMHLPRLLQSVSQSIHTSTSEKTALDRSALDSSCAADFSDSQSPAENVAVRLPRKKSKGKVKVRRASISEPSDTEHKPQVLPLSAGLVLQHQKEMERLDSFRDRFGVDWLQYKKHLEEHDQVPVICHSHSADEITDRPTAMDLQSESSDPEQGTPQVSQEESSPLNDTEKEEEPEAQLDEPVAEQRGEEEADELMLGEEDEEKPEVDLCQPVLVSQIEGEGDPEPDWIFLRVTAKHVVEVELKAGRVLHKLELKCLQKVETSEMNWKRMDLERVFPVLTLHFSYIRKDRQKRKYVVLDDCPEQCLQCVLEVLSPAVEENRQNQDQEKGFMKLQCLKCKREFSQPLVPWHKSSYPSEAEDAKILESLATSNQDAAAPSEPIACPSCCSDHVVILPSEVYSSTPLAPGPDSMSEDLSDSVLEGGSQQEGPEEVPCESGKLSVGGEDSLLIDTSNSTRTPELSDHDGSTLHASSRSSDGGCGKKELGIKSQYSSLSHVDTNGSSLMGSYRYSVSCEPTPSQLSLNSESEEMWNLSPSVNSILNARDFHSVDHRLKLYLDMEVFEENTEEFQFFLKVVMVKFGRKGEFLSILVASDFKIYVLEVTGAIRGQPADWLKKNDSYYLSDISHLEVGLCHQSLRMEFENPKASYNLLIRNQSCCDQFLQTLTCLIQELPAKHRSKVKEIPTVEMNPQHQLWPLLDSKTTDSADDTCFFYLLAYLIQGTSAFPVTLLSTHTMLFLLEENHQWQVQPSLDEDSEAEMPPGSNIQLKEKQPISSISSVITYRLCPCDIKLMLYDEVLKVESTWHIRTECPELLVELVEWIRRPWEEMFSIELRKAVCEGLE, translated from the exons CTTGTTCATGTATCAAATTGTGTTTTGCAATCTGCTGTGAAGATCTTCCCTTTCAAGTCCCTCCGACATCTCGAA CTGAGGTCTGTCCCTCCACACTGCCTCCAAGGACTGCGATTTGTTTATTCTCAGCTGGAATCTCTAACCTGTTGCAAATGTATCAGTACTCTGGAG GAAATCATATCAGCATGTGGTGGAGAtctgagctgtgctctgccatGGTTGGAATTGCAGACTGTGAACTTCAGCTATAACTCGATCACTGCCTTGGATAACTCACTG CAATTACTGAATGCTCTGCGAGTCTTGGATTTGAGCCACAACAAGATCCAGGATTGCGAGCACTATTTAACA ACCCTTGCAGAACTAGAATACCTCAATCTGGCTTATAACTTCCTGTCCAAGGTGCCAAACCTTGGCATCTTCAGCCAATCCAAGCTGGTGACTCTGATCCTGCGTAACAACGAGCTTGACAGCATTAATG GAGTTGAACAGCTAGTGAACCTGCAGCACCTAGATGTGGCTTATAACCTCCTGCTGGAACATGCCCAGTTGGCACCATTGTCCACTCTGCactattttaaaaaa CTGCATTTAGAGGGAAACCCATTATGGTTCCATCAAAACCACCGATCTGCAACCCTTGTACATCTgtctcccagggcagcctcctccaat TTCCTCTTGGATGGGGAGCCACTCTCTTCCTCGGACCTAATG CACCTTCCAAGACTTCTGCAAAGTGTGTCACAGTCCATCCACACTTCTACCTCAGAGAAGACTGCACTGGACCGCAGTGCTCTGGACAgttcctgtgctgcagactTCAGTGACAGTCAGTCTCCAGCAGAGAATGTGGCTGTCAGACTCCCTCGGAAGAAAAGCAAG GGAAAAGTCAAAGTGCGCAGAGCAAGTATTTCGGAGCCCAGCGACACAGAACATAAGCCCCAGGTTTTGCCTCTGTCTGCTG GCCTGGTCCTACAGCACCAGAAGGAGATGGAGCGCTTGGACAGCTTCAGAGATCGTTTTGGTGTTGACTGGCTGCAGTACAAGAAACACCTGGAGGAGCATGACCAAGTACCTGTCATCTGCCATAGCCATTCTGCAGATGAAATCACAGACAGACCTACTGCAATGGACTTGCAGAGTGAGAGCTCTGACCCAGAGCAAGGAACACCACAGGTATCACAGGAAGAATCCTCTCCTTTGAATGATactgagaaggaggaagagccGGAAGCACAGCTGGATGAGCCTGTAGCAgaacagagaggagaagaggaagcagatGAGCtaatgctgggggaggaggatgaggagaagccAGAAG TGGACCTTTGCCAGCCAGTGCTGGTAAGCCAAATAGAAGGGGAAGGGGACCCAGAGCCAGACTGGATCTTTCTGCGAGTCACAGCTAAGCATGTGGTTGAGGTGGAACTGAAGGCTGGCAGAGTCCTCCACAAGCTGGAGCTGAAATGCTTGCAGAAGGTAGAAACCTCTGAAATGAACTGGAAGAGGATG GACCTGGAGCGAGTTTTCCCTGTCCTTACGTTGCACTTCAGCTACATCCGCAAGGACCGGCAGAAGCGTAAATACGTGGTGCTTGATGACTGCCCggagcagtgcctgcag TGCGTCCTTGAAGTGTTGTCCCCAGCTGTTGAAGAGAATCGTCAAAATCAAGACCAGGAAAAGGGATTTATGAAGCTCCAGTGCCTGAAATGCAAGCGGGAGTTTTCACAGCCCCTGGTTCCCTGGCACAAAAGTTCTTACCCTTCAGAGGCTGAAGATGCCAAAATCCTGGAGAGCCTAGCCACCTCAAATCAAG ATGCTGCAGCACCTTCTGAGCCTATAGCCTGTCCCAGTTGTTGCAGTGACCACGTGGTCATCCTGCCTTCAGAGGTGTACTCCAGCACACCTTTGGCTCCTGGCCCTGACAGCATGAGTGAGGATCTGTCAGACTCTGTCCTGGAGggaggcagccagcaggagGGCCCAGAGGAAGTACCGTGTGAGAGTGGGAAGCTCTCCGTCGGCGGGGAGGACAGCTTGCTAATAGATACCAGCAACAGCACCAGGACCCCAGAACTGAGTGACCACGACGGCAGCACTCTCCATGCCAGCTCCCGCAGTTCAGATGGGGGCTGTGGGAAGAAGGAGCTGGGCATAAAGAGCCAGTACTCATCCCTCAGCCACGTAGACACCAATGGAAGCAGCTTGATGGGGAGCTACCGTTACAGTGTTTCTTGTGAGCCcactccttcccagctctctttGAACTCCGAGTCCGAGGAAATGTGGAATCTCAGTCCCT CTGTAAACAGCATCCTGAACGCAAGGGACTTCCATTCTGTGGATCATCGACTGAAGCTCTAcctggatatggaggtttttgAGGAGAACACTGAGGAGTTCCAGTTCTTCCTCAAG GTGGTCATGGTGAAGTTTGGCCGAAAAGGAGAGTTCCTCTCAATTCTAGTTGCCTCTGATTTCAAGATTTATGTGCTGGAAGTCACTGGAGCTATCAG GGGACAACCTGCAGACTGGCTGAAGAAGAATGACTCTTACTACCTGTCTGATATTTCCCATCTGGAAGTGGGACTCTGCCACCAGAGCTTGCGAATGGAGTTTGAGAACCCAAAAGCCTCCTACAATCTGCTGATCCGGAACCAAAGCTGCTGTGACCAGTTCCTGCAGACCTTGACAT GCCTCATACAAGAACTGCCCGCTAAGCACAGGAGTAAGGTGAAGGAAATCCCCACTGTGGAAATGAATCCACAACATCAGCTATG gcctctgctggactccaaGACCACAGATTCTGCAGATGACACTTGCTTCTTCTACCTGCTGGCCTACCTGATCCAAG GGACATCTGCTTTCCCTGTGACCCTGCTGAGCACCCACACTATGCTGTTTCTTCTGGAAGAGAATCACCAATGGCAGGTGCAGCCCTCCTTGGATGAAGACAGTGAGGCAGAAATGCCTCCTGGTAGCAACATCCAGTTGAAGGAGAAGCAGCCGATCAGCAGTATTAGCAGTGTCATAACCTATCGCCTCTGTCCCTGTGACATCAAGCTGATGCTTTATGATGAG GTGCTGAAAGTGGAGAGCACTTGGCACATCCGCACAGAGTGCCCTGAGCTCCTGGTAGAGCTGGTGGAGTGGATCCGCAGGCCCTGGGAGGAGATGTTCTCCATCGAGCTACGGAAGGCTGTGTGCGAAGGACTGGAGTGA